CTGCTAAGTTCTCCGATCCCGGCGGCGATAGCTGATGCCGAGTTTGTCCAGGCGCCAACGCAGGGTGTTGGGGTTCATCCCGAGTAACTCTGCTGCTCCACCCGGACCGTGGATCTTACCCTCGGCCAGCTTCAGCACCTGGCTGATGTGTGCTGCCATGGCTTCGTCCAGGTTCAGCGGGAGGTGAGACGTTGATTCACTCGCGACAACCGCTTTATTTTCCCTCTCCGAAGGCAGTAGCCCCTCAAAAGTCAGCGGGCCACCGCGGTGCCGGATCAATTCACGCTCGACCAGGTTCTCCAATTCGCGAACGTTCCCGGGCCAGTCATATTCGGTGAGCCGCAGCAACGCCCCCGGCGCGATGGAGGGCGGAGCACTTATCCCGAGTTCCCGGCTCTTTACCGCTAGAAAATGGCGGGCAAGGGCCGGAACATCCTCCCTGCGCTGCCGCACCGGCGGCACGATGATGGGAAAGCCGCTCAGGCGATACCAGAGGTCCTCGCGGAAGCGACCTTCGGTCATCATGCTCTGCAGATTGCGGTGTGTCGCCGCGATCACCCGGATGTCGACGGGGATCGGTCGCTTCCCTCCGACTCTCTCCACCTCGCGGTTCTGCAGCACCCGCAACAGCCGCACCTGCGCTGATGGCGGCAGCTCGCCGATTTCGTCGAGAAAAATCGTCCCGCCATCAGCCCGCTCGAATCGCCCCCGGCTCTCGGCTACCGCTCCGGTGAACGCCCCCCTCTCGTGCCCGAACAGTTCGCTGTCGATCAGGGTCTCGGGAAGGGCACCGCAATTCACCTTTATGAAGGGTCCGTCCTTGCGCGGCGAAGAGGCGTGAATGGCGTTGGCGATCAGTTCCTTGCCCGTCCCGGTTTCACCGAGGAGGAGCACCGTGTTGTTGAGCGGCGCCACCTGCCGCACCATTTCCATGACGTTGCGCAGCCCTGTGTTGCCGCCGATGATCTCCTCCGCGGCGCCGCCGTGCAACTCCCGGCTCAGGAAGCGCTTGTCGTCCAGCAGAATGGCCTGGTAACGGAGCACCTCCTCATGGGCGAGGGCATTGGCCAGGGCGATGGCGAACGGCTTGCCGATCCAGCCGAGAAGTTCGGCCTGCTCTTCGCTGTACCTTCCCTCTCCCCGCGCCCGCAAGGCCAGTCCGCCAAGGAGCAGATCCTTGATGCGCAGGGGGACGATCAGGTCCGAGATCCCTTCGAGCTTCACGAACGGGGCAAGGATGCGAAATATTTCGTCCTGCGCGTTCACCACGAAGGGTGCGGAGAAATTCCGTGCCGCGATCTTCTCGATCATCCCTTCCGGGAGCGGAATAATTTCATCGGGAGCAGCGGCGCCCTGTTCAAAGGCATGCGCGATGCGCCGGATCGCGCCGAGTCGCTCGTCGATGATGAAGAGGGCAAGCGAATCGAGGGGAAAATACTCCCGCAGGTAGTCGAAGGCGCTGCGCAGGGACTCCTTGATATCCAGGCTGCTGCAGATCCTGAGGGTGATCTCCCTGAGGAATTCATCGCGATGTTCCATGGCTTTACTCCCTGCTGCG
The genomic region above belongs to Geoalkalibacter sp. and contains:
- a CDS encoding sigma 54-interacting transcriptional regulator, translated to MEHRDEFLREITLRICSSLDIKESLRSAFDYLREYFPLDSLALFIIDERLGAIRRIAHAFEQGAAAPDEIIPLPEGMIEKIAARNFSAPFVVNAQDEIFRILAPFVKLEGISDLIVPLRIKDLLLGGLALRARGEGRYSEEQAELLGWIGKPFAIALANALAHEEVLRYQAILLDDKRFLSRELHGGAAEEIIGGNTGLRNVMEMVRQVAPLNNTVLLLGETGTGKELIANAIHASSPRKDGPFIKVNCGALPETLIDSELFGHERGAFTGAVAESRGRFERADGGTIFLDEIGELPPSAQVRLLRVLQNREVERVGGKRPIPVDIRVIAATHRNLQSMMTEGRFREDLWYRLSGFPIIVPPVRQRREDVPALARHFLAVKSRELGISAPPSIAPGALLRLTEYDWPGNVRELENLVERELIRHRGGPLTFEGLLPSERENKAVVASESTSHLPLNLDEAMAAHISQVLKLAEGKIHGPGGAAELLGMNPNTLRWRLDKLGISYRRRDRRT